From a single Mus musculus strain C57BL/6J chromosome 12, GRCm38.p6 C57BL/6J genomic region:
- the Gm40447 gene encoding collagen alpha-1(II) chain-like, with the protein MAFTGTGAARRPGLLNCAPTRTFELSHRITSSKSFGGWKLLGKQGRGKQLSEIRRVHKGKCYTGLLHLHLRQRLLWPAALDAIHGPPPTLGIFSDLKRETVRRTRCYRQTLKAIVQTTKTASDQNGIIIPAVPAPPLRPPRLRAAAPASSLPTQGSRVLSTVCAPAAGSPVPGASLPPPVVLQSLRRGFSVLTPGSKSFPPRRDARNANNQPSAPAWTGIGGQWGVPGPSWVHPRAGPGGDTKKPGTPTPIAGARRDPQGAPPAAKFTAPRAPRCPLPGEVSHGPAGSRASRDSRGPPGLPAGLWGLRRARARLFPALPLSQGALGRGAPRGCAHRCLPGREARAGVRPDLLRAPLASLPRWRPSIALPLALPCGRRLAAQPSALRSGLEATDHAPRPPGPPSPALAAARSSALGAEPPPCGHRNFPSALQTLAGGGSEELTPNAGSRASASVPTRSWRQRGGRLS; encoded by the exons ATGGCGTTTACTGGAACGGGAGCTGCgaggaggccaggtctgcttaaCTGTGCCCCCACCCGAACATTCGAGCTCAGCCACAGAATTACCTCCAGCAAGAGCTTTGGGGGATGGAAACTTTTAGGGAAGCAG GGGAGGGGAAAACAACTTTCGGAAATAAGGCGCGTCCACAAAGGCAAGTGTTACACTGGACTTCTCCACCTCCATCTCAGGCAGCGGCTCCTGTGGCCAGCAGCCCTGGATGCAATCCACGGGCCCCCTCCCACACTGGGCATCTTTTCAGACCTCAAGAGAGAGACCGTAAGGAGGACCAGGTGCTACCGTCAGACCCTAAAGGCAATTGTACAGACAACAAAGACCGCAAGCGATCAAAATGGAATTATAATCCCCGCGGTCCCAGCGCCCCCTCTCCGCCCGCCGAGACTCAGGGCCGCCGCGCCCGCCTCTTCTCTTCCAACGCAAGGGTCCCGCGTCCTGTCCACAGTGTGCGCCCCGGCTGCAGGTTCTCCGGTCCCCGGGGCTAGCCTCCCGCCGCCCGTGGTTTTGCAATCTCTGCGCCGCGGCTTCAGTGTTCTAACACCCGGTTCGAAATCTTTCCCGCCCAGGCGTGACGCGAGGAATGCAAACAATCAGCCGAGCGCGCCCGCCTGGACCGGGATAGGGGGACAGTGGGGAGTCCCGGGGCCGAGCTGGGTGCACCCGCGGGCCGGGCCCGGAGGTGACACAAAGAAGCCCGGGACACCAACGCCAATCGCTGGCGCTCGCCGCGATCCCCAGGGTGCCCCGCCCGCCGCTAAGTTTACAGCGCCCCGCGCGCCCCGCTGTCCCCTCCCGGGTGAAGTTTCCCACGGCCCAGCTGGGAGCCGGGCATCCAGAGACTCCCGTGGGCCCCCCGGGCTCCCCGCTGGGCTCTGGGGACTCCGCAGGGCTCGTGCCCGCCTCTTCCCCGCCCTCCCGCTCTCGCAGGGCGCTTTAGGGCGCGGAGCCCCCCGCGGCTGCGCTCACCGTTGTCTGCCCGGCCGGGAGGCGAGGGCCGGAGTTCGACCCGACCTACTCCGCGCCCCCCTCGCCTCGCTGCCTCGATGGCGCCCCTCGATCGCTCTCCCGCTCGCTCTTCCGTGCGGCCGAAGGCTTGCGGCGCAGCCGAGCGCGCTCCGCTCTGGACTGGAGGCTACAGACCACGCCCCGCGCCCTCCCGGCCCGCCCAGTCCCGCGCTCGCCGCCGCCCGGAGCAGCGCACTGGGGGCGGAGCCGCCTCCCTGCGGCCACCGCAACTTTCCCTCCGCCTTACAGACCCTTGCAGGTGGCGGGAGTGAGGAACTAACTCCGAACGCAGGTTCACGAGCCTCCGCCTCCGTGCCTACCCGCAGCTGGAGACAAAGGGGAGGCCGACTCTCCTAG